The following are encoded together in the Oncorhynchus nerka isolate Pitt River linkage group LG23, Oner_Uvic_2.0, whole genome shotgun sequence genome:
- the LOC115133794 gene encoding bridge-like lipid transfer protein family member 3B isoform X2, with product MAGLIKKQILKHLSRFAKNLSPDKINLSTLKGEGQLTNLELDEEVLQSMLDLPTWLAINKVGCNKAAIRIPWTKLKTHPISLTLDKVVMEMSTCDEPRPPNGPSPIATASGQSEYGFAEKVVEGISLSINSIVVKISAKAFNASFELSQLQVYSVNTSWSLSDLRFTRIQDPHRGEILTFKEISWQMIRIEADAIQSAQNEMLSAPIRLITNQSKIRVTLKRRSKDCNVVASKLILILDDLLWVLTDSQLKAMVQYAKSLSEAMDKSAQQRKSMATEDQESSAPPSAQQVRSQQVSSGTAADQSATMANLFAAFDVCETSHHLQITHLDLHICDDIHAKDRVINKRITGGAMQLSFSHITLDYYPSHRAGESCLHWMQYSEATKAREGWARSLLEEFKSNVEMLKTAKRDREGPANSHTSPQHGKISTSSTSILSSPQTPRTQLLSSSIVLRIADFSIYQVSTADQRRSSPKAMISCNKKSLYLPPEMPAIHVEFTEYYFPDGKDYPIPCPNLYVQLNALQLVLDPRSLVWCNLFTLDLRQSLEQFMELYKLNDEEQKPDEHIDIRVDGLMLKLVVPTDRDPSYPQDLPRSVSVQCSEMVATNTRHPPNCSRSHLEALLLSFQEQQFFSTSFSSFPRSSTSFPVIHPVFQRHAHEQDTMLHNVYKGLVSPSLGVDALKMPAATDLWAVHFAQFWVDYEGTRGGKGRPQPFVDAFPLTLWACQPVRHAQHQERLMGGASRGQRTPLAAGLAKCEPVDTVGRLQRKRLLKEYYSTVTDATATEASLPPSNGLHKPLSLDNIPPPSSSSSKEADMHMLVHVQKHLSAQVSHRQYMFLMRLQRSIKALQHTLQQDLEGMGSKRDKAKTTSDPPPDHQPFSACVGILLKSAEIALLLKPVPQPEGPGSPLGSELSPSESRCTLETGSDGGEGGDRGTNVEGAGTKGSCTVDQLMCGGGVEGGITQGPAPLIPASAPNLKASFDERTGRSSSEELGEAILEARTGGEEPGTGVVCTAQQGESSRADPTLSDPLSTKDWNEKNPGARLPESMSRKGSLSVVSDRLSSSNTRSTSLYSISNIGRLMRERSQSSFSVSYKNMKKTPSLQSLDNLSIDSYLMEDGDTDTYSLLERDDVSISGFKDVVREQSATEIAKEAAAVAAMGTGEQDCAGSPDTVSATSQSIDEPTKDMVSVLVLKVQCVCGGMEVRGESTAVSLEVGCVRPTQLGNVSLRQYLSNRSLGGGLEANTDGTTHLPEVRARLESGPCAAAHSPLAETNGFLQLRLHGYRASFLMSSLRNLAHFLEDDSAPQVLPMEISVRDTHINLKVGMNTHRHINHRHINYIHINLCPPLQDDGPRDNPSDPDPTPITLHISNLLIHRTDDGAFSIGVENTSEAGPKKEVQLIDSGLSPVSESVVNSTPKATQTPSPPSPSTTPSNKEQLLIEENECLKLELSKAKMALAEAQMEKDSLLHRMKSLKVNSS from the exons accCTGGACAAGGTGGTAATGGAGATGAGTACCTGTGATGAGCCCCGCCCTCCCAACGGCCCGTCTCCCATAGCAACAGCCTCGGGGCAAAG TGAGTATGGCTTTGCTGAGAAGGTGGTGGAGGGCATCTCTCTGTCCATCAACTCCATCGTGGTGAAGATCAGTGCCAAGGCGTTCAACGCCTCCTTTGAGTTGAGCCAGCTGCAGGTCTACTCTGTCAACACCAGCTGGAGCCTGTCGGACCTCCGCTTCACACGCATACAGGACCCACACAGAGGAGAG ATCCTGACGTTTAAGGAGATCAGCTGGCAGATGATCCGAATCGAGGCGGACGCCATCCAGAGTGCCCAGAACGAGATGCTGAGTGCCCCCATCCGCCTCATCACCAACCAGTCCAAGATCAGAGTCACCCTGAAGAGACGG TCCAAGGACTGTAACGTGGTGGCCTCTAAGCTGATCCTGATCCTAGATGACCTGCTGTGGGTGCTGACTGACTCCCAGCTCAAAGCCATGGTCCAGTACGCCAAGTCACTCAGCGAGGCCATGGACAAGTCTGCTCAGCAGAGGAAGAGCATGGCCACCGAGGACCAG GAGTCGTCGGCGCCCCCTTCAGCCCAGCAGGTGCGTAGCCAGCAGGTGTCGTCAGGCACAGCGGCTGACCAGAGCGCCACCATGGCTAATCTGTTCGCTGCCTTCGACGTGTGTGAGACCTCCCACCACCTGCAGATCACACACCTCGACCTGCACATCTGTGACGACATACACGCCAAGGACAGag tgatcaATAAGAGGATAACTGGTGGGGCCATGCAGCTCTCCTTCAGTCACATTACCCTGGACTACTACCCCTCCCACAGAGCAG gtgagAGTTGTCTCCACTGGATGCAGTACAGTGAGGCCACTAAGGCCAGGGAGGGCTGGGCCAGGAGTCTGCTGGAGGAGTTCAAGTCTAACGTGGAGATGTTGAAGACCGCCAAGAGAGACCGGGAGGGCCCAGCCAACTCTCACACCTCACCACAGCACG GTAAGATCAGTACTAGTTCTACCAGTATTCTCAGTTCTCCCCAGACCCCCAGGACGCAGCTCCTGTCCAGCTCCATTGTCCTCAGGATAGCTGACTTCAGCATCTACCAG gtgtcCACAGCAGACCAGCGTCGCTCCAGCCCTAAGGCCATGATCTCCTGTAATAAGAAGTCCCTGTACCTCCCTCCTGAGATGCCTGCCATCCACGTCGAGTTCACCGAATACTACTTCCCTGACGGAAAAGACTACCCCA TCCCCTGCCCCAACCTGTATGTGCAGCTGAATGCGCTGCAGCTGGTGCTGGACCCCAGGAGTCTGGTGTGGTGCAACCTGTTTACGCTGGACCTGAGGCAGAGCCTGGAACAGTTCATGGAGCTCTACAAGCTCAACGACGAGGAACAGAAGCCTGACGAGCACATTGACATCAGGGTGGACGGACTAATGCTGAAG tTGGTAGTGCCCACGGACAGGGACCCCTCCTATCCCCAGGACCTCCCCCGCTCCGTCTCCGTCCAATGCTCGGAGATGGTGGCCACCAACACCCGCCACCCCCCCAACTGCTCCCGCTCCCACCTGGaagccctcctcctctccttccaagAACAACAGTTCTTCTCCACCTCCTTTTCCTCCTTCCCTCGCTCCTCCACCTCCTTCCCGGTGATCCACCCTGTTTTCCAGCGCCATGCGCATGAGCAGGACACTATGTTGCACAATGTGTATAAAGGGTTGGTGTCGCCCTCGTTGGGCGTGGATGCCCTCAAAATGCCAGCTGCCACAGACTTGTGGGCGGTTCACTTTGCCCAGTTCTGGGTGGACTACGAGGGGACGCGCGGCGGGAAGGGGCGGCCCCAGCCCTTCGTTGACGCCTTCCCCCTCACTCTGTGGGCGTGCCAGCCGGTCAGACACGCCCAGCACCAGGAGCGGCTAATGGGCGGGGCTTCGAGAGGGCAGAGAACGCCCCTTGCTGCAGGCCTGGCCAAGTGCGAGCCTGTGGATACCGTAGGACGTCTGCAGAGGAAGAGGCTTTTGAAGGAGTACTATAGTACTGTTACGGATGCCACGGCAACAGAGGCCTCACTGCCACCTAGCAACGGGCTTCACAAGCCACTGTCCCTGGACAACATCCCCCCACCTTCCTCGTCTTCCAGTAAGGAGGCAGACATGCACATGTTAGTGCACGTACAGAAGCATTTGAGTGCACAG gtgagccACAGGCAGTACATGTTCCTGATGCGGCTGCAGCGCAGCATCAAAGCCTTGCAGCACACCCTGCAACAGGACCTGGAGGGGATGGGCTCCAAACGAGACAAGGCAAAGACCACATCGGACCCCCCTCCAGACCACCAGCCCTTCAGTGCCTGTGTGGGGATCCTGCTCAAAAGTGCGGAGATAGCTCTCCTCTTGAAGCCGGTCCCCCAGCCCGAGGGTCCTGGTTCCCCCCTAGGGTCGGAGTTGTCCCCCTCGGAGAGTAGATGCACCTTGGAGACTGGGAGTgacggaggggaggggggagatagAGGAACCAACGTAGAGGGGGCTGGGACAAAGGGAAGCTGTACAGTGGACCAGCTTATGTGcgggggaggggtagagggtgggATAACGCAAGGCCCCGCCCCTCTCATCCCCGCCTCTGCCCCCAACCTGAAGGCGTCTTTTGATGAAAGGACGGGGAGATCGAGTTCAGAGGAGTTGGGAGAGGCTATCCTGGAGGCCCGGACTGGGGGAGAAGAGCCGGGGACCGGAGTTGTTTGTACAGCCCAGCAGGGTGAGTCCTCCAGGGCAGACCCCACTCTCTCAGACCCACTCTCCACCAAAGACTGGAACGAGAAGAACCCTGGGGCCAGACTGCCTGAGTCTATGTCCAG GAAAGGCAGTCTGTCAGTGGTTTCTGACCGGCTCAGCTCCTCAAACACCCGGTCCACCTCCCTTTATTCTATTTCCAACAT TGGGCGTCTGATGAGGGAGCGTTCCCAGTCCAGTTTCTCAGTGTCCTATAAGAACATGAAGAAGACTCCGTCTCTGCAGTCCTTGGACAACCTCTCCATAGACAGCTACCTGATGGAGgacggagacacagacacatacagccTGCTGGAGAGGG ACGACGTGTCCATCTCAGGCTTTAAGGATGTGGTGAGGGAGCAGAGTGCCACAGAAATTGCCAAGGAGGCAGCAGCAGTAGCGGCCATGGGCACAGGGGAGCAGGACTGTGCTGGCTCACCAGATACTGTTAGTGCCACCTCCCAGAGCATTGACGAACCTACCAAAGACATG gtGTCGGTGCTGGTGCTGaaggtgcagtgtgtgtgtggggggatggaAGTGCGAGGGGAGAGCACAGCTGTATCTCTGGAGGTGGGCTGCGTCAGACCCACACAGCTGGGAAACGTCAGCCTCCGGCAATACCTCAGCAACCGCAGCCTGG GTGGTGGTCTGGAGGCCAATACAGACGGGACCACCCATCTCCCGGAGGTCAGGGCTCGGCTGGAGAGCGGGCCCTGTGCCGCCGCCCACTCCCCCCTGGCCGAGACCAACGGTTTCCTCCAGCTGCGTCTCCACGGCTACCGGGCCAGCTTCCTCATGTCGTCGCTAAGGAACCTGGCTCACTTCCTGGAGGATGACTCCGCCCCCCAGGTCCTCCCGATGGAGATCAGCGTCAGGGACACACACATCAACCTGAAGGTGGggatgaacacacacagacacattaaccACAGACACATTAACTACATACACATtaacctctgtccccctctgcagGATGATGGTCCCCGTGACAACCCGTCTGACCCTGATCCCACCCCCATCACCCTGCACATCTCCAACCTGCTCATCCACAGGACCGACGATGGAGCCTTCTCTATAGggg TGGAAAATACGTCTGAGGCGGGGCCTAAAAAAGAAGTCCAATTGATTGACAgcggtctgtctccagtctctgaaAGTGTGGTCAACAGCACTCCCAAGGCCACACAGACCCCCAGCCCTCCTAGCCCTAGCACAACCCCCTCCAACAAAGAACAG CTGCTGATAGAGGAGAATGAGTGTTTGAAACTGGAGCTCTCCAAAGCCAAGATGGCTCTAGCTGAGGCCCAAATGGAGAAGGACTCCCTGTTACACCGCATGAAGAGTCTCAAAGTGAACAGCAGCTAG
- the LOC115133794 gene encoding bridge-like lipid transfer protein family member 3B isoform X3: MAGLIKKQILKHLSRFAKNLSPDKINLSTLKGEGQLTNLELDEEVLQSMLDLPTWLAINKVGCNKAAIRIPWTKLKTHPISLTLDKVVMEMSTCDEPRPPNGPSPIATASGQSEYGFAEKVVEGISLSINSIVVKISAKAFNASFELSQLQVYSVNTSWSLSDLRFTRIQDPHRGEILTFKEISWQMIRIEADAIQSAQNEMLSAPIRLITNQSKIRVTLKRRSKDCNVVASKLILILDDLLWVLTDSQLKAMVQYAKSLSEAMDKSAQQRKSMATEDQESSAPPSAQQVRSQQVSSGTAADQSATMANLFAAFDVCETSHHLQITHLDLHICDDIHAKDRVINKRITGGAMQLSFSHITLDYYPSHRAGESCLHWMQYSEATKAREGWARSLLEEFKSNVEMLKTAKRDREGPANSHTSPQHGKISTSSTSILSSPQTPRTQLLSSSIVLRIADFSIYQVSTADQRRSSPKAMISCNKKSLYLPPEMPAIHVEFTEYYFPDGKDYPIPCPNLYVQLNALQLVLDPRSLVWCNLFTLDLRQSLEQFMELYKLNDEEQKPDEHIDIRVDGLMLKLVVPTDRDPSYPQDLPRSVSVQCSEMVATNTRHPPNCSRSHLEALLLSFQEQQFFSTSFSSFPRSSTSFPVIHPVFQRHAHEQDTMLHNVYKGLVSPSLGVDALKMPAATDLWAVHFAQFWVDYEGTRGGKGRPQPFVDAFPLTLWACQPVRHAQHQERLMGGASRGQRTPLAAGLAKCEPVDTVGRLQRKRLLKEYYSTVTDATATEASLPPSNGLHKPLSLDNIPPPSSSSSKEADMHMLVHVQKHLSAQVSHRQYMFLMRLQRSIKALQHTLQQDLEGMGSKRDKAKTTSDPPPDHQPFSACVGILLKSAEIALLLKPVPQPEGPGSPLGSELSPSESRCTLETGSDGGEGGDRGTNVEGAGTKGSCTVDQLMCGGGVEGGITQGPAPLIPASAPNLKASFDERTGRSSSEELGEAILEARTGGEEPGTGVVCTAQQGESSRADPTLSDPLSTKDWNEKNPGARLPESMSRKGSLSVVSDRLSSSNTRSTSLYSISNIGRLMRERSQSSFSVSYKNMKKTPSLQSLDNLSIDSYLMEDGDTDTYSLLERDDVSISGFKDVVREQSATEIAKEAAAVAAMGTGEQDCAGSPDTVSATSQSIDEPTKDMVSVLVLKVQCVCGGMEVRGESTAVSLEVGCVRPTQLGNVSLRQYLSNRSLGMVPTAQGSTIVPPAPGSEGGGLEANTDGTTHLPEVRARLESGPCAAAHSPLAETNGFLQLRLHGYRASFLMSSLRNLAHFLEDDSAPQVLPMEISVRDTHINLKDDGPRDNPSDPDPTPITLHISNLLIHRTDDGAFSIGVENTSEAGPKKEVQLIDSGLSPVSESVVNSTPKATQTPSPPSPSTTPSNKEQLLIEENECLKLELSKAKMALAEAQMEKDSLLHRMKSLKVNSS; encoded by the exons accCTGGACAAGGTGGTAATGGAGATGAGTACCTGTGATGAGCCCCGCCCTCCCAACGGCCCGTCTCCCATAGCAACAGCCTCGGGGCAAAG TGAGTATGGCTTTGCTGAGAAGGTGGTGGAGGGCATCTCTCTGTCCATCAACTCCATCGTGGTGAAGATCAGTGCCAAGGCGTTCAACGCCTCCTTTGAGTTGAGCCAGCTGCAGGTCTACTCTGTCAACACCAGCTGGAGCCTGTCGGACCTCCGCTTCACACGCATACAGGACCCACACAGAGGAGAG ATCCTGACGTTTAAGGAGATCAGCTGGCAGATGATCCGAATCGAGGCGGACGCCATCCAGAGTGCCCAGAACGAGATGCTGAGTGCCCCCATCCGCCTCATCACCAACCAGTCCAAGATCAGAGTCACCCTGAAGAGACGG TCCAAGGACTGTAACGTGGTGGCCTCTAAGCTGATCCTGATCCTAGATGACCTGCTGTGGGTGCTGACTGACTCCCAGCTCAAAGCCATGGTCCAGTACGCCAAGTCACTCAGCGAGGCCATGGACAAGTCTGCTCAGCAGAGGAAGAGCATGGCCACCGAGGACCAG GAGTCGTCGGCGCCCCCTTCAGCCCAGCAGGTGCGTAGCCAGCAGGTGTCGTCAGGCACAGCGGCTGACCAGAGCGCCACCATGGCTAATCTGTTCGCTGCCTTCGACGTGTGTGAGACCTCCCACCACCTGCAGATCACACACCTCGACCTGCACATCTGTGACGACATACACGCCAAGGACAGag tgatcaATAAGAGGATAACTGGTGGGGCCATGCAGCTCTCCTTCAGTCACATTACCCTGGACTACTACCCCTCCCACAGAGCAG gtgagAGTTGTCTCCACTGGATGCAGTACAGTGAGGCCACTAAGGCCAGGGAGGGCTGGGCCAGGAGTCTGCTGGAGGAGTTCAAGTCTAACGTGGAGATGTTGAAGACCGCCAAGAGAGACCGGGAGGGCCCAGCCAACTCTCACACCTCACCACAGCACG GTAAGATCAGTACTAGTTCTACCAGTATTCTCAGTTCTCCCCAGACCCCCAGGACGCAGCTCCTGTCCAGCTCCATTGTCCTCAGGATAGCTGACTTCAGCATCTACCAG gtgtcCACAGCAGACCAGCGTCGCTCCAGCCCTAAGGCCATGATCTCCTGTAATAAGAAGTCCCTGTACCTCCCTCCTGAGATGCCTGCCATCCACGTCGAGTTCACCGAATACTACTTCCCTGACGGAAAAGACTACCCCA TCCCCTGCCCCAACCTGTATGTGCAGCTGAATGCGCTGCAGCTGGTGCTGGACCCCAGGAGTCTGGTGTGGTGCAACCTGTTTACGCTGGACCTGAGGCAGAGCCTGGAACAGTTCATGGAGCTCTACAAGCTCAACGACGAGGAACAGAAGCCTGACGAGCACATTGACATCAGGGTGGACGGACTAATGCTGAAG tTGGTAGTGCCCACGGACAGGGACCCCTCCTATCCCCAGGACCTCCCCCGCTCCGTCTCCGTCCAATGCTCGGAGATGGTGGCCACCAACACCCGCCACCCCCCCAACTGCTCCCGCTCCCACCTGGaagccctcctcctctccttccaagAACAACAGTTCTTCTCCACCTCCTTTTCCTCCTTCCCTCGCTCCTCCACCTCCTTCCCGGTGATCCACCCTGTTTTCCAGCGCCATGCGCATGAGCAGGACACTATGTTGCACAATGTGTATAAAGGGTTGGTGTCGCCCTCGTTGGGCGTGGATGCCCTCAAAATGCCAGCTGCCACAGACTTGTGGGCGGTTCACTTTGCCCAGTTCTGGGTGGACTACGAGGGGACGCGCGGCGGGAAGGGGCGGCCCCAGCCCTTCGTTGACGCCTTCCCCCTCACTCTGTGGGCGTGCCAGCCGGTCAGACACGCCCAGCACCAGGAGCGGCTAATGGGCGGGGCTTCGAGAGGGCAGAGAACGCCCCTTGCTGCAGGCCTGGCCAAGTGCGAGCCTGTGGATACCGTAGGACGTCTGCAGAGGAAGAGGCTTTTGAAGGAGTACTATAGTACTGTTACGGATGCCACGGCAACAGAGGCCTCACTGCCACCTAGCAACGGGCTTCACAAGCCACTGTCCCTGGACAACATCCCCCCACCTTCCTCGTCTTCCAGTAAGGAGGCAGACATGCACATGTTAGTGCACGTACAGAAGCATTTGAGTGCACAG gtgagccACAGGCAGTACATGTTCCTGATGCGGCTGCAGCGCAGCATCAAAGCCTTGCAGCACACCCTGCAACAGGACCTGGAGGGGATGGGCTCCAAACGAGACAAGGCAAAGACCACATCGGACCCCCCTCCAGACCACCAGCCCTTCAGTGCCTGTGTGGGGATCCTGCTCAAAAGTGCGGAGATAGCTCTCCTCTTGAAGCCGGTCCCCCAGCCCGAGGGTCCTGGTTCCCCCCTAGGGTCGGAGTTGTCCCCCTCGGAGAGTAGATGCACCTTGGAGACTGGGAGTgacggaggggaggggggagatagAGGAACCAACGTAGAGGGGGCTGGGACAAAGGGAAGCTGTACAGTGGACCAGCTTATGTGcgggggaggggtagagggtgggATAACGCAAGGCCCCGCCCCTCTCATCCCCGCCTCTGCCCCCAACCTGAAGGCGTCTTTTGATGAAAGGACGGGGAGATCGAGTTCAGAGGAGTTGGGAGAGGCTATCCTGGAGGCCCGGACTGGGGGAGAAGAGCCGGGGACCGGAGTTGTTTGTACAGCCCAGCAGGGTGAGTCCTCCAGGGCAGACCCCACTCTCTCAGACCCACTCTCCACCAAAGACTGGAACGAGAAGAACCCTGGGGCCAGACTGCCTGAGTCTATGTCCAG GAAAGGCAGTCTGTCAGTGGTTTCTGACCGGCTCAGCTCCTCAAACACCCGGTCCACCTCCCTTTATTCTATTTCCAACAT TGGGCGTCTGATGAGGGAGCGTTCCCAGTCCAGTTTCTCAGTGTCCTATAAGAACATGAAGAAGACTCCGTCTCTGCAGTCCTTGGACAACCTCTCCATAGACAGCTACCTGATGGAGgacggagacacagacacatacagccTGCTGGAGAGGG ACGACGTGTCCATCTCAGGCTTTAAGGATGTGGTGAGGGAGCAGAGTGCCACAGAAATTGCCAAGGAGGCAGCAGCAGTAGCGGCCATGGGCACAGGGGAGCAGGACTGTGCTGGCTCACCAGATACTGTTAGTGCCACCTCCCAGAGCATTGACGAACCTACCAAAGACATG gtGTCGGTGCTGGTGCTGaaggtgcagtgtgtgtgtggggggatggaAGTGCGAGGGGAGAGCACAGCTGTATCTCTGGAGGTGGGCTGCGTCAGACCCACACAGCTGGGAAACGTCAGCCTCCGGCAATACCTCAGCAACCGCAGCCTGG GTATGGTACCCACTGCTCAGGGCAGCACTATTGTACCCCCTGCCCCAGGCAGcgaag GTGGTGGTCTGGAGGCCAATACAGACGGGACCACCCATCTCCCGGAGGTCAGGGCTCGGCTGGAGAGCGGGCCCTGTGCCGCCGCCCACTCCCCCCTGGCCGAGACCAACGGTTTCCTCCAGCTGCGTCTCCACGGCTACCGGGCCAGCTTCCTCATGTCGTCGCTAAGGAACCTGGCTCACTTCCTGGAGGATGACTCCGCCCCCCAGGTCCTCCCGATGGAGATCAGCGTCAGGGACACACACATCAACCTGAAG GATGATGGTCCCCGTGACAACCCGTCTGACCCTGATCCCACCCCCATCACCCTGCACATCTCCAACCTGCTCATCCACAGGACCGACGATGGAGCCTTCTCTATAGggg TGGAAAATACGTCTGAGGCGGGGCCTAAAAAAGAAGTCCAATTGATTGACAgcggtctgtctccagtctctgaaAGTGTGGTCAACAGCACTCCCAAGGCCACACAGACCCCCAGCCCTCCTAGCCCTAGCACAACCCCCTCCAACAAAGAACAG CTGCTGATAGAGGAGAATGAGTGTTTGAAACTGGAGCTCTCCAAAGCCAAGATGGCTCTAGCTGAGGCCCAAATGGAGAAGGACTCCCTGTTACACCGCATGAAGAGTCTCAAAGTGAACAGCAGCTAG